The following nucleotide sequence is from Cercospora beticola chromosome 2, complete sequence.
GTCGTCATATCACGCGAGGCCTCTGGTTGAGGACTCGGCGACttgcttcctttcttctgcTGTGTATTTTCATGCTGTCGTTCTGTAAACAGCTTGCCCAAACAAGGGGGGCCATCAAATCGTGTCGCCAACAATAGAATTCTCTCATTTTTCAGAGCATAGCTAGATTACACTAGATGGGAGCTCTTTACATGCCAATGGCGATAGCGACAGCGGCAACGACAACGGTCATGAAGACGATTGGGTTGGCGGTGGAAGCCGCGGCGCTTGAGTCATCGCCACCAGAGCTGCTGGGGCTGTTGCCGCCAGAGTAGTTGGTACCCTCAGCCTGGGTGGTGGAGACGCCGTTGGAAAGGTCAGGGTCAGTCTCAGAAGGAGTACCGGCCCACTGGGTCTCGGCCTCAAGTCCAGGTGGAGTACCAGCGCCATCCTTCAGGTACTTCTCAGCACCCTTTGGCATCTCTGGAAGGAGAGTGGTCGAGACTTGCCACTCCTCAGACTCGGCTGGGCACTCTGGGACAGTGCGGTCGCCACGGCGAGCACCACCATCGCCAGATGGAGCTGGGGTCTTCTCGTAGGCCTCCTTCAGGCGGTCGAAGTCACCGTTTGGAGTGGCCTTTCCGTCCTCACCCATCTCGACGAGACCGTATCCGTTAGCCTCGAGGGTGTACTCGTAAGCAAGACCACCAGAGTAGACAGCAGTCATGTCGTCGCTGTAGAGGGCGGCGATCTCGTTCCAGTCACGGCGGTTGGTGATGCAACCAAATTcagagaggaagagaggcAGAGAGTAGTTGCTGTAGGTCTTGACCTTGGCGTCCCAGCCAGACTTGCGGAAGTCAGATGGGTCGCACCAAGAGTAGTCgttgaaggcgaagaagtcagAGCGGGCGATCTCGTCCTCACCGCAAGCGAAGTAGAGAGCTTGAGACTCAATGTTCTCGGCAACATCAGCGGAGGAGTAGCCGACTGGGATTGGGCGAGGAGAGTTTGCGCGGATGTAGTTGCGCATGTCACGGGTAACAGCCTTGATGTATGGGGCAGAGTTGGTGTTGTTGCGGGCGTTGATGACCTCGTTTGCGGAGAAGAAAGCGAGGAGGTTGTCTGGATGCTGTTAGCGCCTTGCGATGGACAGACAGTCATAAGTGAGCACATACTGTACTTGGAGAAAGTGTCAATGGTAGCGAAGACAGATTGAAGGTAGACATCGTTGTACGAGGCGTGCAGCGAGTCGATGTTCTCTCTGTTGAGCGAAGCCTTTGGAGTGTTGACATCGAGCGCAAGGTAGATGCCAGCATCGTCCAACAGCTTCATGGCCTCGTCGTGGTCGCCGGTGTTGTCGACTGTGTAAATACGAATGGTGTTGATTCCCAAATCTTTGAAGGCCTCGACATCCTCGCGGAATTGCTCCAGATTCAACAGAGGATCTTGAGCGTCAGCCGCACCACCGGGTTGGTAGGCGACACCGCGAATGTAGAAGCGCTCTCCGCTCTCTGTCCAGAATGCATTGCCTTCAGAGACGATCGGTGGGAGGTTTCCCTGGCTCTGGCGTGGGAGAACCTTTGCGGAAGCGAGGGAGGCGAAGGCCAGCGCGCCGGCGCTGAGGACGGCCTTCATCGTGTCGGTTTTTGCGGGAGTTCGTTCAAATTCGTGGGGTTCGAGGAGCGAAGGTACGGGGGTTAGAAAGAAAGCTGACAGTTAGAAGAAACGAGTGTGTGTGAAGGCAATACAACAAGAATACTGAGAAGAGGCAAAAGGTGTTGAGAGCGAGTGACAAACCGCGTCGCCATTCCTCTTAACAGCCAGGAGCATCGCCAAGTACCAAGCCTCTACCAAGCATTGGCAGGAGAGAATGGATTCGTATGCGCCGAGCATCAGCCAGAATAGGCGTTTCACAACCACATCAAACAATCGTCTCAAGTGCAGCGAAAGACAATGACATCTTGATCAGCATTGCGCGATGTGGTGTGTCATGCACATGTATTTCCATAGACTGTTGCTGAGCGCATCCGGTGCGCTGTGGTGAGGCAGTCCACGGCACACAAAACAGGGCCCGCGGCGTTCGTATCCCAGCGTTTGATAAGTATCATGATCGCCACGCATCGTACTTGCCACTGCCTTCGTTGTTACGCGTTTGCGGTCGTTTTTGAGCTGGCCTCTGATCGATTTGCTTGGACAATTCGAAGGGCATGAGTAGTGTCTCGGGCGGGCCTTGGCAGATGAAGGGGAGATGCGATTTCCCAGGGGTGCATCCTCGGCGGCCACTCAGCCTCAAGAAGTGCAGCCAAAAGTAGGCCGGTACGCGCTGGTGACCCACAGCTAATAGCGAGCCCCAGACGCAATCATTGCCTCTGAAAGGCTGCACGGTCGATCCCCACGAGAGCCGTGAATACGTGCTCGTGGTCCGCCAAGTTGAACGCATCAGCACGAGGGCATATACCACAGATATGCCTTCTGGGCCTGCTTGTCGCGCAGAGTTGGACTCTTGTTGCAACTCGTCCCGGCTCAGCGACTGCGTATCGACGTCTGCGCCCCGCGATCCGGTCTCGGAAGCTGTCCTCTCCGCCCGTAGGAGAGCCGTGAACATGTCGTCCGATGCATCGTGCAGTCGAATCTGCAGAAGAGCCTCAGCAGGATGGGTGACACTGCGCAAGTATTGTGCGAAAAAGAGCGAAAGAGAAGGGTGATAGGGCGTGAGCCTGTTCAAATATGTTTGAGACGCGTCGTCGTTGGTGACGCGTCCCTTCCAGGTCCTAGGGCACTTGCCTGACTTGATAGCAAGAGCACGGtaaagagaaggaaagtCGGAAAAGTGGTCGAAAAAGGGATTGGGATACCAGCGCATATTTGAGGTACGCGCTGCGTGAGGCACAGTCGCCTTCGCTGTCCGCATTCTGCATATACCCGCGCGCTTTGGTTTCAGACCAGCAGCTTTCGCAGCGCACGACGAAGAGCATTCCGGCGACCAGGCGAGAGGCGTGCGCCCAAAGCCTCACAGCGTCAACCGCTGCTCGCGGCATTCTTTGCTGAAAAGCCTTCAGGAAGGCGCAATACTTGACCCGGCTGGGTGTCGTCTACCTGGAATAAGCCAGCCAGCACGGTGGTACACGACTGTAAAGTCGCAAGTGATAAGGTGCATTGTGTTACTGAACAGGCGCGCTTTGTGCACGATGACAAGCATTTTCGCAAGACTACATCTAGAAACGCAGCCTGGTTCAGAAGCAGCTGACCTTTTCTACCTGCCGGCAAAGAAAGGAAGCGCATTCCGTGCATGTGTCCAACCCGATCCAGATTCGAGATTCACCAGAACCGGACGGCTCTGCTCGTTCGCACGGCCGGCGCTGATGCTAATGAGCTGCGTTAGACATTGTTGGATGTGGCTCTCAAACAAGAGCAATGCCAGCACCTGGGACTGCCCGAAGTGGAGAATTGTGTTGATCGCAGTAGTCCATTGCACCAAGTGCTTGCGCGGACTCATCGCGGTTCCTCACTAGTTTCGCCATACTACAAGGACACCGCAAGCACCGAATTTCCGACGCAGTGCAAGGAGATAAATATCAAAGCAGTTCTGCGAGTGCCTGTGTAACCACAGCCACTACACACATCCTCTGTATCCAGCCACTGTCACACAAATTCCCCCAGCTAGCGAAGCCCACTTCTTCAGACCAGAAACACCAACCTGCAAGCGCAAGAATCTCCACGATGCGCCTCatcactcttctcctcgcgGTCGTACCATTTACATTCGCTGCTTGTAATGGCGGCTCTCATGGCGCCTGTCTGGCGGGTTGCGAGGACCGCTACTTTGAGCCAAAGGGAATCAACGATTGCTCTTTACGAGAGTGCAACACCTGCGCATGATCTATTCCCGCAGGCTGGGAGAACATCAACGTGGACACGACTGAGCTGGCCCAATTCGATATGACTGCCAACCTCGTTCTCGGGCAAGACTCCCCGGACGCAACGAACTACGAAGCGATAGAGGGTGGAAGTAATAAATTGCGAAGCGTAAGATCAGGAGAACGAAGGTTCGTGGTCTTCATGGAATCGTCTATGAAAACAAGATGGTCGCGGTAGTCGGACGACTTGTGGCGCGTTATGAGTCCCAATCTGGCCTCACATCTCTACGTAGCACACGTGCATTGCTACGAACGCCACAGGTTCACCACGCTCATGTTGGGCAATGCAATGAAACTGCCACTCGGTCGCCTTCTCGAAAGCGTCTTGCACTCTCATATCCAGCGAAATCTGTAGTATTCGATCGCTACCGACAGCGTTGAAGCAACGCGTGAATCTTCCAGAACCATATCGTTGTGAAGCACTTTACACAACACGGATCTCGCATGGATGCAATCGGTCAGGCCACGAGTGTTTAATAAGATAAGGTTAAGATCGAGATCGTATGCTTTGTGGAGTTGGGTTACATATTGCAAGGGAGCCGTGGTGAACACGAGTGGCACACGACCAGGGTGTCAGACGACATCTCCTGCTTTGCGACGATTGTTGCGCAAAGAAAACAAGAGCAGAAAACAAGAGCAGAAAACAAGAGCGACCACAAAAGTCGGTGCGACTGGAAGGCGAAACGTTCTGGCGCATGGCTTGCTGTAGAGTTGCAGTGGTGACGATAGAGTCGTCGCTATCATATCAAGTCGATCGAGGGCAGTCAAGTCAAGGCAAGGCAAAGTCGAAGCGATGAAGATGTCAAGACAATGGCGACAATGATAGTGTGAAGAATGCTCGAAGAAAAAAGCGAAAAGGGTATCAATGTGCTGCCAAATCTATTACATTAATGACGACTTGTTGTAGATGGGGACGAAACCAGCATCTATCGCCCCGGGACGAATCATAGATGATTGTAATGTAATGCGAAAAAATGTGTAACAATGCGAGATGCATACCCGGCCGGGGTTTCTGCGTTTCACGTCGTCAAAACTGTAGTTGCTTCCCTTATAATGTCTGTTTTCCGATACCTTCTACACGACAACAGCCTGTTGAACTGCTAACTGTACAAGATCCCGTCCCGCTCGCGTGCTGATTGATGATTGAACTTGATTCTTCTTTCCGTTCTCATTACGTGTGGTATTAAACGAGTAAACGTAACAATCGTATCTGGGTGACTACCCTCTCGAGGGAGAGAGGTAGGTCAGATAGGTTGAGACATTTACAAGAAGAAAGCAGCGAGGGCAGCGACACCAGCGAAAGCACCACCGGCAACGTtggcgacagcagcaccGGTGTAGGTGGCTGGCTTGGTTGGGGTGGAGCCAGTTGGGGCAACTGGGGTGGTGCCGTTGTTGCCAACTGGGTACTTTGGTGGGGAGActggagcagatggagcTGGGTGGGTGTAGACCGGAGGAGCTGGGTGGGTCTCTGGCTGCTCTGGGCTGGATGGAGAGCTTGGGACTGGAGCTGGGTGGGTGGTGTAGACAGCTGGGATGGTCAAGGTGGTGGCCTTGGTGACAACGTAGGTCTTGCTCTCGTGGGTGAAGGTGGTTGGCTCAGGGCAGTAGGTGGTGTACACAGTCGACCAGGTGGAGGCTGGGTAGCTGTGATATTGTCAGATTGCGGTTTCGAATCATTTGCAATGCGCAACTTACGTAGCTGGGTGAGTCTCGGACTTGGACTCGTAGGTTGATGGTGGAGCGTATCCAGCTGGCTTGGTCTCAGTTGGGTAGGCGGCTGGGTGAGTCTCGGACTTGGACTCGTAGACCGGAGGAGGAGCGTAGCCAGCTGGCTTGGTCTCAGTTGGGTAGGCGGCTGGGTGAGTCTCGGACTTGGACTCGTAGACCGGAGGAGGAGCGTAGCCAGCTGGCTTGGTCTCAGTTGGGTAAGCAGCTGGGACGGAGGAGGTGGTCTCAGCGCCGTAGCTTGGAGGAGCGTCGTAGGCTGGAGGAGCCTGAATTGATCGTCAGCGACGGTTCGTTGATGTTCATCGACACGACAGCACTCACGTAAGAGGCGATGGCAGAGCCAGCCAGGGCAGCGACGATAGCGGCACGCATTTTGAAGTAGTTGTTTGTTCTTGTTAAAGAGTGTGGGTAGTTGGATGTGATGTACAACTGAATTGGCAGGCGTGAAAGAGCGTGATGAGGAgagcaagaggaagagaatggGTGTCGAGGTATATAATGGCCTGGGCTGGGGCGCGTTGGGCTAGCGCTCGCAAGCGATCGATTCTTTGACAGCGCGTGTGGTGCCCGTGTTTCAGGGATGCGCAAATTGGATGTTCATCCTGTCCGCCCAACTCGGAAGCTGAAGTCGACGGCGCTAGACCGGTCGTGGTGTCGTAGTGGTCCGCCTCAACCCTCGAAGCCGTTATTACACCGATCTTGGCCACTGAAAACGCCGGCCTGGCCGTTCCACTCGCGCGCATGTGGGTGAGCGCTACCGCGGCGCGACCCCGTGAATGCACTCCAGGAcgtgtgctgtgctgtgcatACTGGTGTTGCTATTGTTGACAGCTACGCACCGCCATGTCGCAGCGCGACACAAACAGCTCGCGTAGGCGCCGCCGCGCTCGTCTCCTTATCCCGAATGGATTATCCCCACGATCCAGAGTGATCTCCGAACGGCGAGCTTGCGATGCCAAAGCTCCACATGGCAGATGGTCAATACGAGCGCCATCGCAGACCGCCGTTGCTTGGTTGGCCTTTGTCTCTATTGGCCTCCAATAACGTGTGGCGTGGCGGTTTCAGCGCACCCTAGTCCAGCCAAGTCAGAGTCAGCGCGTGGGCGGGCCACCGCGCATCCTGGTGATTAGCCAGGAGACGTCCCAATCCATACATAAACTCTCGCGCTGGGCATGACGCGCGTTTGATAACGAGAGGCTTCACCAAACTCTATTGGCTGCCACCCAAATGCTGTGATGGCGGTGGCGTGTGGTTTGCCGACGAATGAACTGGTGTCGCGCGACGCTCTTCCCCATCAGCGTCGCAGCGGTGGCAGCGGTGGGCGCGGTGTCTGGAACACTGGaaggcgctgctgctgtgtttgCTTGCGGCGATCCCCTCAACAAACGCCGGCCTCCTATTCTTCACTTGCGACATTCGGCTGCAGCACGAGAAGCGTCTGActccgccgctgctgctgcacactGCAAGGTACGCGCCCTCTAGCGCAGGTACGCGATGCCGTCCCGATCGCTGGCCAATGAAGCGTGGCAGCGAGTGCTCGGCCAAGGAGTCCCGTCTTCCCGCAGCCCACCACGATTTTGCCATTAGCCGACCTCAACCAAGGTCAGTCTCGAACTTTCAGATGCTTCTCGCAGAGCCTCACCGGCTCTCTCCTTCGTATTGCTCATCCGCCTCATGAATATCGACATCATCTCACGCTGGCAATAGCCGCAGGATCACCTCATCTCGCTCCAGCTCCCCTTGAATCGTGCCTTCCCCCGACGTTGAGAGCCCGTTCTCTGCCCGTCCGTCCGTCGTTCACATGCAGCGCGAGCTTGAAACAACCTCAGCACACGTGCCGGATTTCCGGAACCTGACCGCGACTGGTCACCGCATTAATGAAGCCCTCCTtgcctcttcctcctgctcTAGTAGGCACGTCGCCGATATTGCCTCCGCGGGACGAATATTGCTCTTCACTGCATCGATTATAATGACAAACACGAGCTGATCGTGATGGCAATCTATCCTCGAGATGAGGACAACGCACGCAAGCGGCACACCAGCGATTTACCGACAGCTAAACAAATATGGATCAACGGCGCGACCAAACTGTTCAACCCGTCATCTTGGCCACTGCATGGAAGCCTTCTGGACTACGCCCAATATCTCTACCTGCTCATCAACGGCACGTTGTTGCTGAATTGTCT
It contains:
- a CDS encoding uncharacterized protein (CAZy:GH72), producing MKAVLSAGALAFASLASAKVLPRQSQGNLPPIVSEGNAFWTESGERFYIRGVAYQPGGAADAQDPLLNLEQFREDVEAFKDLGINTIRIYTVDNTGDHDEAMKLLDDAGIYLALDVNTPKASLNRENIDSLHASYNDVYLQSVFATIDTFSKYNNLLAFFSANEVINARNNTNSAPYIKAVTRDMRNYIRANSPRPIPVGYSSADVAENIESQALYFACGEDEIARSDFFAFNDYSWCDPSDFRKSGWDAKVKTYSNYSLPLFLSEFGCITNRRDWNEIAALYSDDMTAVYSGGLAYEYTLEANGYGLVEMGEDGKATPNGDFDRLKEAYEKTPAPSGDGGARRGDRTVPECPAESEEWQVSTTLLPEMPKGAEKYLKDGAGTPPGLEAETQWAGTPSETDPDLSNGVSTTQAEGTNYSGGNSPSSSGGDDSSAAASTANPIVFMTVVVAAVAIAIGM